A single genomic interval of Aureliella helgolandensis harbors:
- a CDS encoding SlyX family protein, translating into MPALPDDSLKAMQGRIVELEIGLTHQQHLAAQLDEVVVEQTRQLMRLERSMLQLQRQLKELRGDQKERQIDPLEERPPHY; encoded by the coding sequence ATGCCTGCACTTCCCGATGATTCCCTAAAAGCGATGCAAGGTCGTATCGTCGAGCTGGAGATTGGGCTTACCCACCAACAGCATTTGGCAGCGCAACTGGACGAAGTCGTGGTGGAGCAAACGCGTCAGCTGATGCGGTTGGAGCGGTCGATGCTCCAATTGCAACGGCAGTTGAAAGAATTGCGCGGCGATCAGAAAGAGCGACAAATCGATCCGCTGGAAGAACGTCCCCCGCACTATTAG
- a CDS encoding S1 RNA-binding domain-containing protein, translating into MSDASDSQPATPETAAETNVDTSAAEGALPTEQSAVPTSTPEASSQAPKEESSPAAENAAGGPISLAKIREMRQQQQRAQPASQPAKTAVPAGNAESATSDPSSAPTPSGSGETAATATPTGNTGGAGKPGAGNRSDKKPRDRKHGLSKRGQVIETPPVVVPKVEVPSRRRPLSQDMEDELEAALAASDLDSMLIGDSMLQVGKMLEDGQRLQAKVMKAQGEFVFLSLGGANEAVIPALQFEELPEEGTQLDVIVRGFLPQEGLYEVTVPGNAVDVADWSDLNEGDVVEAVVTGSNTGGLECKVGSIDGFIPASQASEFRIENLEELVGQKLLCIVNEANPRRGNLVLSHRAVLEREKKEKREERLANLEVGAAVEGIVRKILDFGAFVDIGGLDGLLHISQLSWERIKHPSEILTEGDTIQVRVDKIDPQSGKIGLSYRSLQEDPWSKVDAEFPVGALIHGTVTRIAEFGAFVRIATGVEGLIHVSELAHHRVHSVGSVVEEGQELEVKVLSVDSDQQRISLSLKAAQAAPAPAENSAAAEAVEEPPAKPVLPKHEGPLKGGTARPSGGEQFGLKW; encoded by the coding sequence ATGTCTGACGCATCAGATTCCCAGCCAGCTACTCCTGAAACTGCCGCCGAAACGAACGTAGACACGTCTGCTGCAGAGGGAGCCCTCCCAACTGAGCAGTCAGCCGTGCCCACCAGCACGCCGGAAGCGTCCAGCCAAGCACCGAAGGAGGAGTCTTCTCCCGCTGCGGAAAACGCTGCCGGGGGGCCAATCAGCTTGGCTAAGATTCGTGAAATGCGGCAGCAGCAGCAGCGTGCGCAACCGGCAAGCCAACCGGCAAAAACGGCTGTCCCTGCTGGCAATGCCGAGAGTGCCACTTCGGATCCAAGTAGTGCCCCGACGCCCAGTGGCAGTGGAGAGACCGCGGCAACCGCAACTCCAACGGGAAATACTGGCGGGGCTGGTAAGCCCGGTGCGGGAAACCGGTCTGACAAGAAGCCCAGAGACCGCAAGCATGGGTTGAGCAAGCGAGGACAAGTCATCGAGACACCACCGGTGGTTGTTCCGAAAGTTGAAGTGCCATCGCGACGCCGGCCGCTGTCTCAAGACATGGAAGACGAGCTGGAGGCAGCCTTGGCGGCTTCCGATCTAGATTCGATGCTCATCGGCGACTCCATGCTGCAAGTGGGGAAAATGCTCGAGGACGGGCAGCGTTTGCAAGCCAAGGTGATGAAGGCTCAAGGGGAGTTCGTCTTCCTGTCGCTCGGGGGGGCCAACGAAGCGGTCATCCCGGCGTTGCAATTCGAAGAGCTGCCTGAGGAGGGAACTCAATTAGATGTGATTGTGCGAGGGTTTCTGCCACAGGAAGGATTGTATGAGGTTACGGTGCCTGGCAATGCCGTCGACGTGGCTGACTGGTCTGACTTGAATGAAGGGGACGTGGTTGAAGCAGTTGTGACCGGTTCCAACACGGGTGGCTTGGAGTGCAAGGTGGGATCCATCGATGGCTTCATTCCGGCGAGTCAAGCCTCCGAGTTTCGTATCGAGAACTTGGAAGAGTTGGTTGGACAAAAGCTGCTGTGCATCGTGAATGAAGCGAATCCACGGCGCGGGAACCTCGTATTGTCTCACCGTGCGGTGCTGGAACGCGAGAAAAAAGAGAAGCGCGAAGAGCGATTGGCGAACCTGGAAGTTGGTGCAGCCGTCGAGGGGATCGTCCGGAAAATCTTGGACTTCGGTGCGTTCGTCGATATCGGTGGACTCGACGGCTTGCTGCACATCAGCCAGCTTTCCTGGGAAAGGATCAAGCACCCCAGCGAGATTTTGACGGAAGGGGATACGATCCAAGTGCGAGTCGACAAGATCGATCCGCAATCTGGAAAAATTGGACTTTCCTATCGCTCGCTACAAGAGGACCCATGGTCGAAGGTCGATGCGGAATTCCCGGTCGGTGCATTGATCCATGGTACAGTCACTCGTATTGCGGAGTTCGGTGCTTTCGTCCGGATTGCAACTGGCGTGGAAGGGTTGATTCACGTGAGCGAGCTAGCGCATCACCGCGTGCATTCGGTCGGGTCTGTCGTGGAAGAAGGGCAGGAGCTAGAGGTGAAGGTGCTGTCGGTGGATTCCGACCAGCAGCGAATCTCCCTGTCACTCAAAGCGGCGCAAGCGGCTCCGGCTCCCGCGGAGAACAGCGCAGCGGCTGAGGCCGTCGAAGAGCCTCCAGCGAAACCGGTATTGCCCAAGCACGAAGGCCCGTTGAAGGGCGGAACGGCGCGCCCCTCCGGTGGCGAGCAATTTGGATTGAAATGGTAG
- a CDS encoding DUF937 domain-containing protein, with protein sequence MSSLMDLVSKQIGREQVDQIASQLGSSREQVESAIGMALPTLLGAVARKADDAGQSAELHSSLQHHDDGILDQTGQLFGGQPAPALQSFGGVGDLLGSMLGGRQGRVEQGIGKASGMSGTQVASLLAMLAPLVMGAISRQAKTDKLDSDGLSGMLRGEKKEIENQATGGLLAGLLDQDGDGDFDFQDVMKLGMKRLFGK encoded by the coding sequence ATGTCGAGCCTAATGGATCTAGTTTCGAAACAAATTGGTCGCGAACAGGTCGATCAGATTGCCAGCCAACTAGGATCTTCGCGCGAACAAGTCGAAAGCGCTATTGGGATGGCCCTGCCAACCTTGCTAGGTGCGGTGGCACGCAAAGCAGACGATGCGGGGCAGTCAGCGGAGCTCCATAGCTCGCTTCAACATCACGACGATGGCATTCTGGACCAAACGGGACAGCTGTTCGGTGGCCAGCCAGCGCCCGCCCTACAATCCTTTGGCGGTGTGGGAGACCTGTTGGGCAGTATGCTGGGAGGCAGACAAGGTCGCGTCGAACAAGGTATCGGCAAAGCTTCGGGAATGAGTGGCACACAAGTTGCATCGCTACTCGCCATGCTGGCCCCCTTGGTAATGGGGGCGATTAGCCGTCAAGCTAAGACCGACAAGCTCGATTCCGACGGATTGTCAGGGATGCTGCGCGGCGAAAAGAAGGAAATTGAGAATCAGGCCACCGGTGGATTGCTTGCCGGGCTATTGGATCAAGATGGTGACGGCGATTTTGATTTCCAAGATGTTATGAAATTGGGCATGAAGCGGTTATTTGGGAAGTAG
- a CDS encoding thiol-disulfide oxidoreductase DCC family protein, giving the protein MLAQAKIPFPDPDDYPERDVVIWDGKCNFCRSQVERLRWFDRGERLAYLSLHDPRVAERYPDMEHQQLMDQMWVVNSGGLRLGGADAGRYLSRVLPSLWWLAPLLHFPGSMPLWRWLYSKIANRRYKISGMQCDDDGGTCHLHGIKK; this is encoded by the coding sequence ATGCTCGCGCAAGCTAAAATCCCTTTCCCCGATCCAGACGACTATCCCGAGCGAGACGTCGTGATTTGGGATGGTAAGTGCAATTTCTGCAGAAGCCAGGTCGAACGCTTGCGGTGGTTCGATCGCGGGGAGCGACTCGCCTATTTGAGCCTGCACGACCCACGAGTTGCCGAGCGCTATCCCGACATGGAGCACCAGCAGCTGATGGACCAGATGTGGGTCGTCAATTCGGGTGGCTTGCGACTTGGCGGAGCTGACGCCGGCAGATATCTGAGTCGAGTGCTTCCCAGCCTGTGGTGGCTCGCCCCGTTGTTGCACTTCCCCGGCAGCATGCCGCTATGGCGGTGGCTGTATTCCAAAATTGCCAACCGTCGGTACAAAATTTCGGGGATGCAGTGCGACGACGATGGGGGCACCTGCCATTTGCATGGGATCAAGAAGTAG